The following are from one region of the Ignavibacteriales bacterium genome:
- a CDS encoding ATP-binding protein — MISSTDPRIRKYVEVAHAMKKGSFNVAISKEGTDEVAELGAALEDLARSLDKRFEEIRTLSAITAHVNSGMMLDDVLNSVFESFRPIIPYDRIGCALIEENEKIVRAYWARSDALDMVITKGYSAPLEGSSLHTIMKTGNPRIINNLENYLVEHPHSDSTQKIVREGMRSSFTCPLSALGKPIGFLFFSSMKPDMYAKIHRDIFIQIANHLSTIVEKSRYLQQLLELNELKNKFLGMAAHDLRNPLSTIKGYLELFLTDALGKLTVDQREVLNDMNQSSDHMLELINDLLDVTAIETGNLQLKRETTEIGELLHAAQASLRVLAHAKSIEIILDLPEVLPVLQIDQARIKQVLTNLITNALKYSFSHTTVTLNVRVFEKEVWIAVKDQGQGIPVEEMKHLFKEFSRTSVKPTAGEKSIGLGLAITRRIVDAHGGIIWVDSEIGKGSTFTFSLPI, encoded by the coding sequence ATGATATCTAGCACAGATCCAAGAATTCGGAAATATGTTGAAGTTGCCCATGCAATGAAGAAAGGAAGCTTCAACGTCGCTATTTCAAAAGAAGGAACGGATGAAGTGGCTGAGCTCGGAGCTGCACTGGAAGACCTTGCTCGTTCATTGGATAAACGTTTTGAAGAAATCAGAACGCTCTCGGCTATTACAGCGCATGTTAATTCAGGGATGATGTTAGACGACGTGCTCAATTCTGTTTTTGAATCCTTTAGACCCATTATTCCATACGATCGCATTGGATGCGCACTTATTGAAGAAAACGAAAAGATTGTACGTGCGTATTGGGCGCGTTCGGATGCATTAGACATGGTGATAACGAAAGGATATTCGGCGCCGCTGGAAGGAAGTAGTTTGCACACCATTATGAAAACAGGCAATCCTCGTATTATCAACAACTTAGAAAATTACCTTGTCGAGCACCCTCACTCCGATTCAACACAAAAAATTGTAAGAGAAGGAATGCGCTCCAGTTTTACATGTCCTTTAAGTGCACTGGGAAAACCCATCGGATTTCTTTTCTTTTCCAGTATGAAACCTGATATGTATGCAAAAATTCATCGGGATATTTTTATTCAAATTGCTAATCATTTATCCACTATTGTAGAAAAAAGCAGGTACCTTCAGCAGCTTCTTGAATTGAACGAGCTTAAAAATAAATTCCTTGGCATGGCAGCGCACGATTTGCGGAATCCACTTTCGACCATTAAAGGGTATCTTGAATTATTCCTCACCGATGCATTAGGCAAACTCACCGTTGATCAAAGAGAAGTGCTGAATGATATGAATCAGTCAAGCGACCATATGCTGGAGTTGATCAATGATCTTCTCGATGTGACGGCAATTGAGACGGGAAATTTACAACTGAAGCGAGAAACGACAGAAATCGGCGAACTCCTTCACGCTGCTCAGGCTTCACTTCGTGTGCTTGCACATGCGAAGTCGATAGAAATCATACTCGACCTTCCCGAGGTACTCCCTGTTCTGCAAATCGATCAGGCGCGGATTAAACAAGTGCTTACGAACCTCATCACGAATGCATTGAAATATTCTTTTTCTCATACTACCGTTACACTCAATGTCAGAGTGTTTGAAAAAGAGGTGTGGATTGCCGTAAAAGATCAGGGACAAGGTATTCCGGTTGAAGAAATGAAACATCTGTTTAAGGAGTTTTCACGTACAAGCGTGAAGCCCACCGCAGGCGAAAAATCGATCGGGCTTGGTCTTGCTATTACGCGCCGCATCGTCGATGCTCATGGTGGTATTATTTGGGTGGATAGTGAAATTGGAAAAGGATCAACGTTTACTTTTTCACTGCCGATATAG
- a CDS encoding asparaginase domain-containing protein, producing MAIRIFITGGTFDKEYNELDGKLFFKDTHLPEMLKLGRCKVPVDIRALMLVDSLEMTDADRQIIVEQSRKCKEDRIVITHGTDTMEETAKVLGQASLDKTIVLTGAMVPYKFGSSDGLFNLGSALAFAQTLPRGVYIVMNGRYFTWDNVKKNKKIGEFEEAR from the coding sequence ATGGCAATTAGAATTTTTATTACCGGTGGAACATTTGACAAAGAATACAATGAGCTGGATGGCAAACTATTTTTTAAAGATACACACCTTCCGGAAATGCTTAAATTAGGAAGATGTAAAGTGCCCGTGGATATCCGTGCACTGATGCTTGTTGATAGCTTAGAAATGACCGACGCAGATCGTCAGATTATTGTTGAACAAAGTCGGAAATGTAAGGAAGATCGAATTGTTATCACACATGGCACAGACACAATGGAAGAAACAGCAAAGGTGCTTGGTCAAGCGAGCCTGGATAAAACCATTGTCCTTACCGGGGCCATGGTGCCGTACAAATTTGGCAGTTCAGATGGACTATTCAATCTTGGCAGCGCGCTCGCGTTTGCGCAAACTCTCCCCCGAGGTGTTTATATTGTAATGAACGGCCGGTATTTTACATGGGATAATGTGAAAAAAAATAAAAAAATTGGAGAGTTTGAAGAAGCCAGGTAA
- a CDS encoding cytochrome c3 family protein, whose translation MKKALLDYTLRIRLPIILFVGVLSFIATYFYSRAERDGIGYSPVQPIAFSHKLHAGTMQIDCKYCHSAVSFSPHATIPSVATCMNCHAIARKDKPEIVKLTKYYNEGIALPWKRVHRVPDYAYFNHSVHINKGIECASCHGKVEDMDGAMQVSEFSMAACLNCHRNARTLLTNIHGVKMGPENCYACHR comes from the coding sequence ATGAAAAAAGCGCTCCTTGATTACACACTTCGCATTCGTCTGCCAATCATTCTCTTTGTTGGAGTGCTGTCGTTCATTGCTACGTATTTCTATTCTCGCGCTGAACGCGACGGAATAGGATATTCACCCGTTCAGCCAATTGCATTTTCGCATAAGCTTCATGCTGGTACAATGCAAATTGACTGCAAGTATTGCCATTCTGCGGTTTCATTCTCTCCCCATGCAACCATTCCTTCTGTGGCAACGTGCATGAATTGTCACGCAATAGCACGAAAAGATAAACCTGAAATCGTCAAACTCACAAAATATTATAACGAAGGTATAGCTTTGCCATGGAAACGCGTTCATCGTGTACCCGATTATGCATATTTTAATCATAGTGTACATATCAACAAAGGAATCGAATGTGCGAGCTGCCATGGTAAGGTAGAAGATATGGATGGTGCGATGCAGGTATCGGAGTTTTCTATGGCAGCGTGCTTGAATTGTCATCGCAATGCACGAACTTTGCTAACAAATATTCATGGAGTGAAAATGGGACCAGAAAATTGTTATGCGTGTCATCGTTAA